CTTCTTGTCCTTCAGGATCGCCTCGACCATCTCGGTCGCCGCAGCCGAAGGAGCATAGTAAGCCGAGCCAGTCTTCAGGTGCTTCACAATCTCCGCGCCGCCATTGGCCGTGCGCGTCTCCAGTTCCTTCAGCCGGTCCGCCGGAATCAGCTCCGTAATCGGAATGCCCGCAACCGTCGAGTAGCGCGACAGCGGAACCATCGTGTCACCATGCCCGCCCAGCACAAACGCCGTCACGTTCTCGACCGACACCTTCAGCTCATCGGCAATAAACGTCCGGAAGCGCGCCGAATCCAGCACACCAGCCATCCCAATCACGCGCTCGCGCGGCAGCCCTGCCTGCTTGAACGCCGTCTGCGCCATCGCGTCCAGCGGATTCGAGACGATCACCAGAATTGTATTCGGCGACTGCGCCACCACCTTCGAGACCACATCGCTCATGATCTTGAAGTTCGTATTCAGCAGATCGTCGCGGCTCATCCCGGGCTTGCGCGCAATGCCGGCCGTAATCACGACCACATCCGAATCCTTCGTGTCGGCGTACTCATTCGTGCCGATGATGCTGCAATCGCGCTTCTCAATCGGCATCGCCTCCAGCA
This is a stretch of genomic DNA from Edaphobacter acidisoli. It encodes these proteins:
- the mdh gene encoding malate dehydrogenase, translating into MGRKKVTIVGSGNVGATTAHWIAAKELADVVLLDVIEGVPQGKGLDLLEAMPIEKRDCSIIGTNEYADTKDSDVVVITAGIARKPGMSRDDLLNTNFKIMSDVVSKVVAQSPNTILVIVSNPLDAMAQTAFKQAGLPRERVIGMAGVLDSARFRTFIADELKVSVENVTAFVLGGHGDTMVPLSRYSTVAGIPITELIPADRLKELETRTANGGAEIVKHLKTGSAYYAPSAAATEMVEAILKDKKKILPCAAYLQGEYGISGLYVGVPCKLGAKGLEQIIEIKLTADEQAALNRSADAVKELCSVIGMA